The Neobacillus sp. OS1-2 genome includes a window with the following:
- a CDS encoding D-alanine--D-alanine ligase, with protein sequence MKTKLGLLYGGKSAEHQVSLQTARSVINALDLEKFEIHPIYINVEGAWIKGPQLSGPVEEVKALEFSQGHSLSPLSLAPSFQQDAQQEAAPLDVIFPLLHGPNGEDGTVQGLLELLNLPYVGNGVLASAAGMDKVMMKNVFAQAGLAQVNYVAFIKSEWTKAKEESYAKVEAELGYPCFVKPANLGSSVGISKCTNRTELEAAFVEAFQFDRKVIIEEGVTAREIEIAVLGNDDPQCSVAGEIVPKKDFYDYKAKYEDGDTALIIPADVTEEEYEQLREMAIRSFKALDCSGLVRADFFLTKDGKALINEVNTMPGFTPFSMFPLLWKHTGVEYPQLIERLVDLAKERHAEKQNIKYTF encoded by the coding sequence ATGAAAACAAAACTAGGTTTGTTATATGGGGGAAAATCCGCTGAGCATCAGGTGTCTTTACAGACAGCACGATCTGTTATTAATGCATTAGACCTTGAAAAGTTTGAAATTCATCCTATTTACATAAATGTTGAAGGCGCGTGGATTAAAGGACCACAGTTAAGCGGGCCGGTAGAAGAGGTTAAGGCACTTGAATTTTCACAGGGACATTCCCTATCACCACTATCACTGGCACCGTCATTTCAACAAGATGCGCAGCAGGAAGCAGCACCGCTTGATGTCATCTTTCCATTGTTACATGGACCGAATGGCGAAGACGGGACTGTACAGGGATTATTGGAATTACTAAACCTTCCCTATGTAGGAAACGGTGTTCTCGCATCAGCTGCTGGAATGGATAAAGTGATGATGAAGAATGTCTTTGCACAGGCCGGTTTGGCACAAGTAAACTATGTTGCTTTTATAAAAAGCGAATGGACAAAGGCAAAAGAGGAGTCCTATGCCAAGGTAGAAGCAGAACTCGGATATCCGTGTTTTGTGAAACCGGCGAATCTCGGATCGAGTGTCGGAATCAGTAAATGTACGAATCGCACAGAATTAGAAGCGGCATTTGTAGAGGCTTTCCAATTTGACCGTAAAGTGATCATTGAAGAGGGTGTCACAGCACGAGAAATTGAAATTGCTGTCCTTGGAAACGATGATCCGCAATGTTCTGTAGCCGGTGAGATTGTTCCGAAAAAAGATTTCTATGATTACAAAGCGAAATATGAAGACGGGGATACAGCGCTGATTATTCCGGCTGACGTAACGGAAGAGGAATACGAGCAATTGAGGGAAATGGCGATTCGATCCTTTAAAGCATTGGATTGTTCCGGGCTTGTTCGGGCTGATTTCTTCTTAACGAAAGATGGTAAAGCGTTGATTAACGAAGTCAATACAATGCCTGGCTTTACGCCATTTAGCATGTTTCCGCTCCTATGGAAACATACTGGTGTAGAGTATCCGCAATTAATTGAGCGGCTAGTGGATCTTGCGAAAGAAAGACATGCGGAGAAACAAAACATTAAATATACTTTTTAA
- the murF gene encoding UDP-N-acetylmuramoyl-tripeptide--D-alanyl-D-alanine ligase yields the protein MIKRSLKQISEMVSAANDIPQFADVMIEGVTIDSRKIKAGNLFIPFKGERADGHKYVEESIRNGAAAALWQKDVPNPPADLPIIIVDDCLIALQELARKYRQELPIKVVGITGSNGKTTTKDMTAGLLSIQYKVQKTEGNFNNHIGMPLTVLGLKEDTDIAVLEMGMSGRGEIEFLTKLACPDAVIITNIGESHLLDLGSREGIAEAKLEILQGLRDGGLAVLHGDEPLLMERIHRYKGNVTVQTFGRNESNDLYPTEITQIEQGNSFKINAVSDVVFDLPVLGTHNILNALASMLIANHFSIPFEKMNAGLASIKLTNMRMELVEGQNGEKIINDAYNASPTSMMAAIELVSNLQGYERKILVLGDMLELGPQEEQYHLQIGSGLQADKIDYLFTFGVLGREIARGARQTLGEQNVFAFTDKTELIQKLKTFVDTNTLILVKASRGMRLEEVVSSLQK from the coding sequence TTGATTAAGCGATCTTTGAAACAGATTTCAGAAATGGTTTCTGCTGCTAATGACATCCCCCAGTTTGCTGATGTAATGATTGAGGGGGTAACGATTGATTCCCGAAAAATAAAGGCAGGCAATTTATTTATTCCCTTTAAGGGAGAGCGTGCAGACGGGCATAAGTATGTAGAGGAGTCGATTCGAAACGGGGCAGCGGCAGCCCTGTGGCAAAAGGATGTGCCAAACCCGCCGGCAGATTTACCGATTATCATTGTCGATGACTGCCTTATTGCCTTACAGGAATTAGCGCGCAAATATCGCCAGGAATTACCTATTAAAGTTGTTGGAATTACGGGAAGTAATGGAAAGACGACTACTAAGGATATGACTGCCGGGCTATTATCGATCCAGTATAAAGTCCAAAAGACGGAGGGAAATTTCAATAACCACATCGGCATGCCTTTAACCGTTTTAGGCCTAAAGGAAGACACTGATATCGCTGTCCTTGAGATGGGGATGAGCGGCCGGGGAGAAATTGAGTTCTTGACAAAACTTGCCTGTCCTGATGCTGTTATTATTACCAATATTGGGGAGTCACATCTTCTTGACCTTGGTTCGAGAGAAGGAATTGCGGAAGCAAAGCTAGAGATTCTTCAAGGCCTTCGTGATGGCGGACTAGCTGTCCTCCATGGCGATGAACCGCTTCTGATGGAACGAATCCACCGCTATAAAGGGAATGTAACTGTTCAGACCTTTGGCAGAAACGAATCCAATGATCTATATCCAACAGAAATTACCCAAATAGAGCAAGGAAATTCCTTTAAAATAAATGCCGTTTCGGACGTAGTTTTCGACCTTCCTGTTCTCGGCACACATAATATATTAAACGCGCTGGCATCGATGTTAATTGCCAATCATTTTTCCATTCCCTTTGAAAAAATGAATGCGGGCTTGGCCAGTATTAAGCTGACTAATATGCGGATGGAGCTGGTAGAAGGGCAGAATGGGGAAAAGATTATTAACGATGCCTATAATGCCAGTCCAACCTCGATGATGGCTGCAATCGAATTGGTGTCAAATCTCCAAGGGTATGAGCGGAAAATCCTAGTCCTTGGTGATATGTTAGAGCTTGGACCACAGGAGGAGCAATATCATCTGCAAATTGGATCAGGGTTACAAGCCGATAAGATTGATTATCTCTTTACTTTCGGTGTGCTTGGCAGGGAGATTGCCAGGGGTGCAAGACAGACCTTGGGGGAACAAAACGTATTTGCTTTTACTGATAAGACGGAACTTATTCAGAAGTTAAAAACGTTCGTGGATACTAATACACTAATCCTTGTGAAGGCCTCCCGCGGAATGAGGCTAGAGGAAGTCGTTTCGTCTTTACAAAAGTAG